The following proteins are co-located in the Procambarus clarkii isolate CNS0578487 chromosome 4, FALCON_Pclarkii_2.0, whole genome shotgun sequence genome:
- the LOC123747980 gene encoding golgin subfamily A member 6-like protein 25, producing the protein MWERGKRLMWEQDKLLMWEQDKRLMWEQDKLLMWEQDKHLMWEQDKRLMWEQDKHLMWEQDKLLMWERGKRLMWEQDKHLMWEQDKLLMWEQGKRLMWEQGKRLMWEQDKLLMWERGKRLMWEQDKLLMWEQGKRLMWEQDKLLMWEQDKRLMWEQDKLLMWEQDKHLMWEQDKRLMWEQDKLLMWELDKYLMWEQGKRLMWEQDKRLMWEQDKLLMWEQDKHLMWEQDKCLMWERDKRLMWEQGKHLMWEQGKRLMWEQDKRLMWERDKRLMWERDKCLMWEQGKHLMWEQGKRLMWEQDKRLMWEQDKHLMWEQGKRLMWERGKRLMWEWGKRLMWERDKRLMWERDKCLMWERDKCLMWEQDKRLMWERGKRLMWEQDKRLMWEQGKRLMWERDKCLMWERDKRLMWEQGKHLMWEQGKRLMWEQDKRLMWERDKRLMWERDKCLMWEQGKHLMWEQGKRLMWEQDKRLMWEQDKHLMWEQGKRLMWERGKHLMWEQGKRLMWEQDKRLMWEQDKHLMWEQGKRLMWERGKHLMWKRVKRLMWERGKRLMWERVKRLMWEQGKRLMWELDKRLMWEQGKRLMWELDKRLMWEQDKRLMWEQDKRLMWERGKRLMWEQDKRLMWERGKRLMWEQDKCLMWEQDKCLMWERGKRLMWERGKRLMWEQDKRLMWEQDKRLMWEQDKCLMWERGKRLMWERGKRLMWEQDKRLMWERGKRLMWERGKRLMWEQGKRLMWERGKRLMWELDKRLMWERGKRLMWERGKRLMWEQDKCLMWERGKRLMWERGKRLMWERGKRLMWEQDKRLMWERGKRLMWERGKRLMWERGKRLMWERGKRLMWERGKHLMWEQDKRLMWERGKRLMWEQDKRLMWERGKRLMWERGKRLMWERGKRLMWERGKRLMWEQDKRLMWERGKRLMWERGKRLMWERGKRLMWERGKRLMWERGKRLMWEQGKHLMWERGKRLMWERGKRLMWERGKRLMWERGKRLMWEQDKRLLWERGKRLMREKIPGLR; encoded by the coding sequence ATGTGGGAGCGGGGCAAGCGCTTAATGTGGGAGCAGGACAAGCTCTTAATGTGGGAGCAGGACAAGCGCTTAATGTGGGAGCAGGACAAGCTCTTAATGTGGGAGCAGGACAAGCACTTAATGTGGGAGCAGGACAAGCGCTTAATGTGGGAGCAGGACAAGCACTTAATGTGGGAGCAGGACAAGCTCTTAATGTGGGAGCGGGGCAAGCGCTTAATGTGGGAGCAGGACAAGCACTTAATGTGGGAGCAGGACAAGCTCTTAATGTGGGAGCAGGGCAAGCGCTTAATGTGGGAGCAGGGCAAGCGCTTAATGTGGGAGCAGGACAAGCTCTTAATGTGGGAGCGGGGCAAGCGCTTAATGTGGGAGCAGGACAAGCTCTTAATGTGGGAGCAGGGCAAGCGCTTAATGTGGGAGCAGGACAAGCTCTTAATGTGGGAGCAGGACAAGCGCTTAATGTGGGAGCAGGACAAGCTCTTAATGTGGGAGCAGGACAAGCACTTAATGTGGGAGCAGGACAAGCGCTTAATGTGGGAGCAGGACAAGCTCTTAATGTGGGAGCTGGACAAGTACTTAATGTGGGAGCAGGGCAAGCGCTTAATGTGGGAGCAGGACAAGCGCTTAATGTGGGAGCAGGACAAGCTCTTAATGTGGGAGCAGGACAAGCACTTAATGTGGGAGCAGGACAAGTGCTTAATGTGGGAGCGGGACAAGCGCTTAATGTGGGAGCAGGGCAAGCACTTAATGTGGGAGCAGGGCAAGCGCTTAATGTGGGAGCAGGACAAGCGCTTAATGTGGGAGCGGGACAAGCGCTTAATGTGGGAGCGGGACAAGTGCTTAATGTGGGAGCAGGGCAAGCACTTAATGTGGGAGCAGGGCAAGCGCTTAATGTGGGAGCAGGACAAGCGCTTAATGTGGGAGCAGGACAAGCACTTAATGTGGGAGCAGGGCAAGCGCTTAATGTGGGAGCGGGGCAAGCGCTTAATGTGGGAGTGGGGCAAGCGCTTAATGTGGGAGCGGGACAAGCGCTTAATGTGGGAGCGGGACAAGTGCTTAATGTGGGAGCGGGACAAGTGCTTAATGTGGGAGCAGGACAAGCGCTTAATGTGGGAGCGGGGCAAGCGCTTAATGTGGGAGCAGGACAAGCGCTTAATGTGGGAGCAGGGCAAGCGCTTAATGTGGGAGCGGGACAAGTGCTTAATGTGGGAGCGGGACAAGCGCTTAATGTGGGAGCAGGGCAAGCACTTAATGTGGGAGCAGGGCAAGCGCTTAATGTGGGAGCAGGACAAGCGCTTAATGTGGGAGCGGGACAAGCGCTTAATGTGGGAGCGGGACAAGTGCTTAATGTGGGAGCAGGGCAAGCACTTAATGTGGGAGCAGGGCAAGCGCTTAATGTGGGAGCAGGACAAGCGCTTAATGTGGGAGCAGGACAAGCACTTAATGTGGGAGCAGGGCAAGCGCTTAATGTGGGAGCGGGGCAAGCACTTAATGTGGGAGCAGGGCAAGCGCTTAATGTGGGAGCAGGACAAGCGCTTAATGTGGGAGCAGGACAAGCACTTAATGTGGGAGCAGGGCAAGCGCTTAATGTGGGAGCGGGGCAAGCACTTAATGTGGAAGCGGGTCAAGCGCTTAATGTGGGAGCGGGGCAAGCGCTTAATGTGGGAGCGGGTCAAGCGCTTAATGTGGGAGCAGGGCAAGCGCTTAATGTGGGAGCTGGACAAGCGCTTAATGTGGGAGCAGGGCAAGCGCTTAATGTGGGAGCTGGACAAGCGCTTAATGTGGGAGCAGGACAAGCGCTTAATGTGGGAGCAGGACAAGCGCTTAATGTGGGAGCGAGGCAAGCGCTTAATGTGGGAGCAGGACAAGCGCTTAATGTGGGAGCGAGGCAAGCGCTTAATGTGGGAGCAGGACAAGTGCTTAATGTGGGAGCAGGACAAGTGCTTAATGTGGGAGCGGGGCAAGCGCTTAATGTGGGAGCGGGGCAAGCGCTTAATGTGGGAGCAGGACAAGCGCTTAATGTGGGAGCAGGACAAGCGCTTAATGTGGGAGCAGGACAAGTGCTTAATGTGGGAGCGGGGCAAGCGCTTAATGTGGGAGCGGGGCAAGCGCTTAATGTGGGAGCAGGACAAGCGCTTAATGTGGGAGCGGGGCAAGCGCTTGATGTGGGAGCGGGGCAAGCGCTTAATGTGGGAGCAGGGCAAGCGCTTAATGTGGGAGCGAGGCAAGCGCTTAATGTGGGAGCTGGACAAGCGCTTAATGTGGGAGCGGGGCAAGCGCTTAATGTGGGAGCGAGGCAAGCGCTTAATGTGGGAGCAGGACAAGTGCTTAATGTGGGAGCGAGGCAAGCGCTTAATGTGGGAGCGGGGCAAGCGCTTAATGTGGGAGCGGGGCAAGCGCTTAATGTGGGAGCAGGACAAGCGCTTAATGTGGGAGCGGGGCAAGCGCTTAATGTGGGAGCGGGGCAAGCGCTTAATGTGGGAGCGAGGCAAGCGCTTAATGTGGGAGCGAGGCAAGCGCTTAATGTGGGAGCGAGGCAAGCACTTAATGTGGGAGCAGGACAAGCGCTTAATGTGGGAGCGGGGCAAGCGCTTAATGTGGGAGCAGGACAAGCGCTTAATGTGGGAGCGGGGCAAGCGCTTAATGTGGGAGCGAGGCAAGCGCTTAATGTGGGAGCGAGGCAAGCGCTTAATGTGGGAGCGAGGCAAGCGCTTAATGTGGGAGCAGGACAAGCGCTTAATGTGGGAGCGGGGCAAGCGCTTAATGTGGGAGCGAGGCAAGCGCTTAATGTGGGAGCGGGGCAAGCGCTTAATGTGGGAGCGAGGCAAGCGCTTAATGTGGGAGCGAGGCAAGCGCTTAATGTGGGAGCAGGGCAAGCACTTAATGTGGGAGCGAGGCAAGCGCTTAATGTGGGAGCGAGGCAAGCGCTTAATGTGGGAGCGGGGCAAGCGCTTAATGTGGGAGCGAGGCAAGCGCTTAATGTGGGAGCAGGACAAGCGCTTATTGTGGGAGCGGGGCAAGCGCTTAATGAGGGAAAAAATCCCAGGATTAAGATAG